In the Bombiscardovia apis genome, TGAGAGCTCAAGCTTTATCAGCCCCTTCGCTATGATGGTCGTCGGGGCTTAACGCGTTTGCTACTAGGGAAGATGCGCTGAGCCAACTTGATGAACGGTAAGAAAGCGGTAGGCAGAGAATGGCAATTGAGGCACAGGGACTTGAAATTCGCATAGGAGCCCGCCTCCTGCTATCCCCCACCGACTTCCACGTCGTTAAGGGCGATCGCATAGGTTTAGTAGGCCGTAACGGCGCAGGCAAAACTACACTCACTCGCGTCATTACAGGCGACATGCTGCCCTCAGCAGGCTCCATACACGTCAGTGGACAGCTAGGATATCTACCTCAAGACACCCACGCTGGCGACCCGGAACAGACGGCGCTCGACCGAGTCATGTCCGCTCGTGAAATTTCAGCCATTATTAAGCGATTGCGCAAGGCCGAAACTGACATGACTAATCCCGACCCAAAAATCATGGAAAAAGCCATGAACCGCTACGACAGAGCTCAACAAGACTTCGATGCCGCAGGTGGTTATGCTGCTCAATCCGAGGCCATTGTGATGGGCGAAAGTCTGGGATTGAGTCAAGATACGCTTAAACAAACCCTCGGCACACTTTCCGGCGGCCAACGACGCAGAGTGGAACTGGCCCGCATCCTCTACGCCGGTGCCGACACCATGATTCTTGATGAGCCCACCAACCATTTGGATGCCGATTCTATTGAATGGCTCAAAAACTACCTCAAGAAATTTGAAGGCGGCTTCCTCGTTATCTCTCACTCCACTGAGCTACTTGACGAAACAGTGAACAAGGTTTGGCACTTAGACGCTCAGCGCTCGCAGATCGATATGTATTCGATGGGCTGGAAGGCCTACCTCAAACAGCGCGTAGTAGATGAAGAGCGTAGGCGTCGCGAACGCGAAGTAGCCGAGAAGAAAGCCGATCGCCTGATGAAACAAGGCATTCGTCTCCACGCCAAGGCCACCAAAGCTGTTGCCGCTCAAAATATGATGAGGCGAGCTGAGCGCCTGCTTGAAGGGACTCAAGAGGCTGAGCGGGCTGAGATGGTTGCAGACTTGCGCTTCCCCGAGCCTTCACCTTGTGGCAAAACGCCTATTATGGCCGAAGAAGTCTCAAAAGCATACGGTTCTAACATTGTTTTTGCAGGCATCAATCTGGCCATAGATAAAGGTTCGCGAGTTGTCATTTTGGGATACAACGGAGCTGGTAAAACTACAACCCTGCGCATTCTTTCCGGTATTGAAAAACCTGATACTGGGCATATCGCCCTGGGACACGGCGCAAAAATTGGTTACTTTGCCCAGGAGCACGACACACTTGACGACAACTTAAGTGTACTTGAAAACCTTCAGCGTGTAGCACCAGATTTGGACGATACGCAGGCCCGAAGTATCCTAGGCTCTTTTCTCTTTTCAGGAGACGATGCTATGAAGCCAGCTTCGGTGCTGTCTGGCGGCGAGAAAACTCGTTTAGCCTTGGCTACCTTGGTCACCTCTCGCGCTAATGTGCTGCTTCTTGATGAGCCTACCAACAACTTGGATCCAGCATCAAGGGATGAAATCTTGAAAGCGATTGCCAAGTATGAAGGTGCAATAGTGCTCGTAACTCACGATGAGGGTGCCGTACAAGCCCTTGACCCCGAGCGTGTTTTACTCATGCCCGACGGTGACGAAGATTTGTGGAACGACAGCTACTTGGACTTGGTAGCCGAAGAGTAAGGTACAACCCCACAGGGGGTCTCTACAGGCATAGCCAGTGGGGACCCTTAATCTTCATCGCCCAGTACTTCCACACCTTCGACACCATCGGTCTTACCAACTTCTTCAACGAGGCCAGAAACATCACCTTTACCTAGTAAGTTGACTGTAACCGAGGCTCCGTGCCAGCCCTCACGTTTGACTTCTCGAATGCCCAGCACCCTAGATTCAAACCCCATCTTGCTTGCTTCTAGCAAAGTGGCTCGTAAGGAACCATGTCCATCTTCATATACAATCCGTAGGCCCGTACTTTGCCTATTACGCAACAGCCACTTCACGATTGGTGAAATAACAAGAATCGAAATGAAATATAATGCAACTGCCACAATTGCAACGGTGAACATACTGGCACCGCAAGTTACACCAACCGCTGAAGCCACCCAAATAGCAGAGGAAGTTGTCAAACCACGCACGGCATCATGGTTAAAGAAGATAACACCAGCGCCGATAAAACCTATGCCAGAAGCCACACCGGCAGCTATGCGAGAAGCGTCCCAATTATAATTCCCAACTGCTGCGTTCACACCATAGATAGAGACAAGTGTAAAGAGACAAGAACCGAGACCTACTAAAATATGGGTGCGAATGCCGGCATCATGCTTGAGGTATTCACGTTCAAAACCTATCAAGCCACACAGCACTACAGTGAGTACGAGCGCCACAATCTGTGTTGCAGCTGGCAGTTCAAATCCTTGCATATACGCTGTCCTTCCTGCGACACTCCATACTCAATAGCATAAGTTTCGAGATTAGCCTCTTATCGTGACATGAGCAAGCGTTTAAGTAGAGATAAGCGGTATGCGCAAAGCACGAAAGCTCGTTAGAGTAGTATGCAAGACTACTGAAGCCATCTGGGCGATGCAGCCGAGAAAGGACGAGACCATGGTCAAA is a window encoding:
- a CDS encoding MgtC/SapB family protein; the encoded protein is MQGFELPAATQIVALVLTVVLCGLIGFEREYLKHDAGIRTHILVGLGSCLFTLVSIYGVNAAVGNYNWDASRIAAGVASGIGFIGAGVIFFNHDAVRGLTTSSAIWVASAVGVTCGASMFTVAIVAVALYFISILVISPIVKWLLRNRQSTGLRIVYEDGHGSLRATLLEASKMGFESRVLGIREVKREGWHGASVTVNLLGKGDVSGLVEEVGKTDGVEGVEVLGDED
- a CDS encoding ABC-F family ATP-binding cassette domain-containing protein, with the protein product MAIEAQGLEIRIGARLLLSPTDFHVVKGDRIGLVGRNGAGKTTLTRVITGDMLPSAGSIHVSGQLGYLPQDTHAGDPEQTALDRVMSAREISAIIKRLRKAETDMTNPDPKIMEKAMNRYDRAQQDFDAAGGYAAQSEAIVMGESLGLSQDTLKQTLGTLSGGQRRRVELARILYAGADTMILDEPTNHLDADSIEWLKNYLKKFEGGFLVISHSTELLDETVNKVWHLDAQRSQIDMYSMGWKAYLKQRVVDEERRRREREVAEKKADRLMKQGIRLHAKATKAVAAQNMMRRAERLLEGTQEAERAEMVADLRFPEPSPCGKTPIMAEEVSKAYGSNIVFAGINLAIDKGSRVVILGYNGAGKTTTLRILSGIEKPDTGHIALGHGAKIGYFAQEHDTLDDNLSVLENLQRVAPDLDDTQARSILGSFLFSGDDAMKPASVLSGGEKTRLALATLVTSRANVLLLDEPTNNLDPASRDEILKAIAKYEGAIVLVTHDEGAVQALDPERVLLMPDGDEDLWNDSYLDLVAEE